One window of the Candidatus Nanopelagicales bacterium genome contains the following:
- the serC gene encoding phosphoserine transaminase, translating to MADIDPSGIDPTSIVIPADLRPADGRFGSGPSKVRPAQVDALREVATTYLGTSHRQKTVKSQVGRLRAGLASLFSLPDGYEVVLSNGGSTAFWDVATFGLIEDRAQFLTFGEFGSKFAKAAKDAPHLGDPTVISSDPGDAPDFRVEAGIDLYASPHNETSTGVAITPTRVAGADDGALMAFDATSGAGGLPVDPEQFDVYYFAPQKSFGSDGGLWFALMSPAAIERAARVKASDRWMPAFLDLQTAIDNSRLDQTYNTPALATIYLMAEQVDWFNAQGGLDWCVARTGESSRILYTWAGQSTYATPYVTDPAKRSPVVGTIDLDDTIDATAVAKALRANGIVDTEPYRKLGRNQLRIAMFPAVDPQDVLALTTCIDFVVDALA from the coding sequence GTGGCTGACATCGACCCGAGCGGCATCGACCCGACCAGCATCGTCATCCCTGCCGACCTGCGTCCCGCGGACGGCCGGTTCGGCTCCGGGCCCTCCAAGGTCCGCCCGGCGCAGGTGGACGCCCTGCGCGAGGTGGCGACCACCTACCTGGGGACGTCGCACCGGCAGAAGACGGTGAAGTCGCAGGTGGGCCGGCTGCGGGCCGGGCTGGCCTCGCTGTTCTCCCTGCCCGACGGGTACGAGGTAGTGCTGTCCAACGGCGGGTCCACCGCGTTCTGGGACGTGGCGACGTTCGGGTTGATCGAGGACCGCGCCCAGTTCCTCACCTTCGGCGAGTTCGGGTCCAAGTTCGCCAAGGCCGCGAAGGACGCGCCGCACCTCGGCGACCCGACGGTCATCAGCTCCGACCCCGGCGACGCGCCGGACTTCCGCGTCGAGGCCGGCATCGACCTGTACGCCAGCCCGCACAACGAGACCTCCACCGGTGTCGCGATCACCCCGACCCGGGTGGCCGGTGCCGACGACGGCGCCCTGATGGCGTTCGACGCGACGTCCGGCGCCGGCGGCCTGCCGGTCGACCCCGAGCAGTTCGACGTCTACTACTTCGCCCCGCAGAAGTCGTTCGGCTCCGACGGCGGGCTCTGGTTCGCCCTGATGTCCCCCGCCGCGATCGAGCGGGCGGCGCGAGTGAAGGCGAGCGACCGCTGGATGCCGGCGTTCCTGGACCTGCAGACGGCGATCGACAACTCCCGCCTGGACCAGACGTACAACACCCCCGCGCTGGCCACGATCTACCTGATGGCCGAGCAGGTCGACTGGTTCAACGCCCAGGGCGGGCTGGACTGGTGCGTGGCGCGCACCGGCGAGTCCAGCCGGATCCTCTACACCTGGGCCGGGCAGTCGACCTACGCCACGCCGTACGTGACCGACCCGGCGAAGCGCTCCCCGGTCGTGGGCACGATCGACCTGGACGACACGATCGACGCCACGGCCGTCGCGAAGGCGCTGCGCGCCAACGGGATCGTGGACACCGAGCCCTACCGCAAGCTGGGCCGCAACCAGCTGCGGATCGCGATGTTCCCGGCCGTCGACCCCCAGGACGTGCTCGCGCTCACCACCTGCATCGACTTCGTCGTCGACGCGCTGGCCTGA
- a CDS encoding citrate synthase 2, with translation MPDFVPGLEGVIAFETEIAEPDKEGSALRYRGVDIEDLVGRVSFGNVWGLLVDNEFGPGLPPAEPFPIPVHSGDVRVDVQSAIAMLAPAWGLQPLLDIDDEEAREDLAHVSVMAMSFVAQSARGLGLPMVPQSRIDEAKTIVERFMVRWRGEPDPRHVQAVDAYFVSAAEHGMNASTFTARVIASTGADVAASLSGAVGALSGPLHGGAPSRVLGMIDEIERTGDPRGYVKGVLDRGERLMGFGHRVYRAEDPRARVLRQTARQLDAPRYEVAEALETAALTELRERRPDRVLETNVEFWAAIVLDFAEVPPHMFTSMFTCARLAGWSAHILEQKKTGRLIRPSARYVGPGPRRPEQVPGWDAEVVAPSGYFQEGLAHRE, from the coding sequence ATGCCCGACTTCGTCCCCGGCCTCGAGGGCGTCATCGCGTTCGAGACCGAGATCGCCGAGCCGGACAAGGAAGGCAGCGCGCTGCGCTACCGCGGCGTCGACATCGAGGACCTGGTCGGCCGGGTGTCCTTCGGCAACGTGTGGGGCCTGCTCGTCGACAACGAGTTCGGCCCCGGCCTCCCCCCGGCCGAGCCTTTCCCCATCCCGGTCCACTCCGGCGACGTACGGGTCGACGTGCAGTCCGCGATCGCGATGCTCGCCCCGGCCTGGGGGCTGCAGCCGCTGCTCGACATCGACGACGAGGAGGCCCGCGAGGACCTCGCCCACGTGTCGGTCATGGCGATGTCCTTCGTCGCCCAGTCCGCCCGCGGCCTGGGCCTGCCGATGGTGCCGCAGAGCCGGATCGACGAGGCCAAGACGATCGTCGAGCGGTTCATGGTCCGCTGGCGCGGCGAGCCGGACCCGCGGCACGTGCAGGCCGTCGACGCCTACTTCGTGTCCGCCGCCGAGCACGGCATGAACGCCTCCACCTTCACCGCCCGCGTCATCGCCTCGACCGGTGCGGACGTGGCTGCGTCGCTGTCCGGTGCGGTCGGCGCCCTGAGCGGACCGCTGCACGGCGGTGCCCCGTCCCGGGTGCTCGGGATGATCGACGAGATCGAGCGCACCGGCGACCCGCGCGGCTACGTCAAGGGCGTGCTCGACCGGGGCGAGCGGCTGATGGGCTTCGGCCACCGCGTCTACCGCGCCGAGGACCCCCGCGCCCGCGTGCTGCGGCAGACGGCCCGCCAGCTCGACGCGCCGCGGTACGAGGTCGCCGAGGCGCTCGAGACCGCCGCCCTCACCGAGCTGCGCGAGCGCCGTCCGGACCGCGTGCTCGAGACGAACGTGGAGTTCTGGGCGGCCATCGTGCTCGACTTCGCCGAGGTGCCGCCGCACATGTTCACCTCGATGTTCACCTGCGCCCGGCTGGCCGGGTGGAGCGCGCACATCCTGGAGCAGAAGAAGACCGGCCGGCTGATCCGGCCGTCCGCCCGGTACGTGGGCCCCGGGCCCCGCCGGCCGGAGCAGGTCCCCGGCTGGGACGCGGAGGTCGTGGCCCCGTCCGGGTACTTCCAGGAGGGGCTCGCGCACCGCGAGTAG
- the pdxH gene encoding pyridoxamine 5'-phosphate oxidase: protein MGDVRRGTESDALAAMRVSYGDRTLDESALAPDPLGQFQAWFADAVAAGLPEPNAMTVATATLDGDVSARTVLCKDVGPRGFAFYSNLASRKGRDLEDNPRASLVFAWLPLHRQVVVVGEAEPVTRGEVAAYFGSRPHGHQIGAAASDQSRVIGSRAVLEQRVAELRERYPEGTDVPLPEVWGGYVVHPVTVEFWQGRESRLHDRLRYRRVDPDRVPAMDDPSGWVVERLSP, encoded by the coding sequence GTGGGAGACGTACGGCGCGGGACCGAGTCCGATGCCCTGGCGGCGATGCGGGTGTCGTACGGCGACCGCACGCTGGACGAGTCGGCGCTCGCCCCGGACCCGCTGGGCCAGTTCCAGGCCTGGTTCGCCGACGCCGTGGCGGCCGGGCTGCCCGAGCCGAACGCGATGACGGTGGCCACCGCCACGCTCGACGGTGACGTCAGCGCGCGCACGGTGCTGTGCAAGGACGTGGGTCCGCGGGGGTTCGCCTTCTACAGCAACCTGGCGTCCCGCAAGGGCCGGGACCTCGAGGACAACCCCCGGGCGTCGCTGGTCTTCGCCTGGCTGCCGCTGCACCGGCAGGTCGTCGTGGTCGGGGAGGCCGAGCCGGTCACCCGCGGCGAGGTGGCGGCGTACTTCGGCTCCCGCCCGCACGGGCACCAGATCGGCGCCGCGGCGAGCGACCAGTCCCGGGTGATCGGGTCGCGGGCAGTGCTGGAGCAGCGGGTGGCCGAGCTGCGGGAGCGCTACCCGGAGGGCACGGACGTGCCGCTGCCGGAGGTGTGGGGCGGCTATGTGGTCCACCCGGTGACGGTGGAGTTCTGGCAGGGCCGCGAGTCCCGCCTGCACGATCGGCTGCGCTACCGGCGGGTCGACCCGGACCGGGTGCCGGCCATGGACGACCCCTCCGGCTGGGTGGTGGAGCGGCTGTCGCCGTAG
- a CDS encoding DUF3027 domain-containing protein, which translates to MTAATARRKTAAPDAACAAAVDLARAAAEEEAPAGGVGEHVGVAAEPDADRVVTHLFECLQPGYRGWHWSVTVARASRARHVTVDEVVLVPGADSLLAPAWVPWSERVQPGDLGVGDVLPADPGDPRLAPGFSGEDDLYGEGTDAPLRPTQWEIGLGRPRVLSALGRDEALDRWYDGDAGPRAPIAQAAPGRCASCGFLLTIGGPAGQAFGICANRLSPSDGRAVALDHGCGGYSEPGGAPGLAEASGAVVDHVGYDVLDLGHS; encoded by the coding sequence GTGACCGCCGCCACCGCCCGTCGCAAGACCGCCGCGCCCGACGCCGCCTGCGCCGCCGCCGTGGACCTCGCGCGCGCCGCGGCCGAGGAGGAGGCGCCCGCCGGTGGCGTCGGCGAGCACGTCGGCGTCGCGGCCGAGCCGGACGCGGACCGCGTGGTCACCCACCTGTTCGAGTGCCTGCAGCCGGGCTACCGGGGCTGGCACTGGTCGGTGACCGTGGCCCGTGCCTCCCGGGCCCGGCACGTGACCGTCGACGAGGTCGTCCTGGTCCCCGGGGCCGACAGCCTGCTGGCCCCTGCCTGGGTGCCGTGGAGCGAGCGGGTGCAGCCCGGTGATCTCGGCGTGGGCGACGTGCTGCCGGCCGACCCCGGCGACCCGCGGCTGGCGCCCGGCTTCAGCGGCGAGGACGACCTGTACGGCGAGGGCACCGACGCGCCGCTGCGCCCCACCCAGTGGGAGATCGGGCTCGGGCGGCCGCGGGTGCTGTCCGCGCTGGGCCGAGACGAGGCGCTGGACCGCTGGTACGACGGCGACGCCGGCCCGCGGGCCCCGATCGCGCAGGCGGCCCCCGGGCGGTGCGCCAGCTGCGGCTTCCTGCTCACCATCGGCGGCCCCGCCGGCCAGGCCTTCGGGATCTGCGCCAACCGGCTGTCACCCTCCGACGGCCGGGCGGTGGCACTGGACCACGGCTGCGGCGGGTACTCCGAGCCCGGCGGCGCCCCCGGTCTGGCCGAGGCCAGCGGGGCTGTCGTGGACCACGTCGGCTACGACGTGCTCGACCTCGGCCACTCCTGA
- a CDS encoding DUF2530 domain-containing protein, with the protein MPDTEPSGPDRTHAEQMDAGPTGPTQRGVGPRNAERSDAGPSDAEPSDAEPSDIEPLDVDGVGAIAVGTVLWSVAFVVLLVLRDRLAEAGTEWWLWVCAAGALLGLPGLWIVTRRRAAYRRAGRRG; encoded by the coding sequence GTGCCCGACACCGAGCCGAGCGGCCCCGATCGGACGCACGCCGAGCAGATGGACGCCGGGCCGACCGGCCCGACGCAGCGCGGCGTCGGCCCCCGGAACGCCGAGCGATCCGACGCGGGACCCTCCGACGCCGAACCCTCCGACGCCGAACCCTCCGACATCGAGCCGCTCGACGTCGACGGCGTGGGCGCGATCGCCGTCGGCACGGTGCTGTGGTCGGTGGCGTTCGTGGTCCTGCTGGTGCTGCGGGACCGCCTGGCCGAGGCCGGGACCGAGTGGTGGCTGTGGGTGTGCGCGGCCGGCGCCCTGCTCGGGCTGCCGGGGCTGTGGATCGTGACCCGCCGCCGCGCGGCCTACCGGCGGGCCGGCCGACGCGGCTGA
- a CDS encoding SAM-dependent methyltransferase, with protein sequence MTQPLPEALAEVRAALLDPARLVRAVAAGRRRGQPGPRWRRAELRPVDLASGPRLQVTAYDATQAFTGNHDWADPGPQGAAQAVDALLAEPFGNWHVDTVDRTLQVRVTKRGEAQVHRAARVDLPAPTRAHDRDKPRLIDPGEPYLHALGITDADGRVRPRRQDKYRQVEEFVRLLDAALQDALESGRVDRPTADRPLRVVDLGCGNAYLTFAAVAHLAARGLPAQVIGVDVKEQARRRNAALAEDLGLAGTVSFVTAPIATAEFAFPTPRPGSADDDADVVLALHACDTATDDAVARGVRCGARLLLVAPCCHHDLQRQLRAGTAPAPYEVLTRHGILRERFGDVLTDALRAHLLRLLGHRVDVVEFVGTEHTPRNVMIRAHRTGAAADDRAWADYRVLVGEWGVTPRLAVLLADELEAADAST encoded by the coding sequence ATGACGCAGCCCCTGCCGGAGGCGCTGGCCGAGGTCCGTGCCGCACTGCTCGACCCCGCCCGCCTGGTCCGCGCGGTCGCCGCCGGACGCCGGCGGGGACAGCCCGGGCCGCGCTGGCGGCGGGCCGAGTTGCGTCCGGTGGACCTGGCGTCCGGGCCGCGGCTGCAGGTGACGGCGTACGACGCCACCCAGGCGTTCACCGGCAACCACGACTGGGCCGACCCCGGGCCGCAGGGCGCGGCGCAGGCGGTCGACGCGCTGCTGGCCGAGCCGTTCGGGAACTGGCACGTGGACACCGTCGACCGCACCCTGCAGGTCCGGGTGACCAAGCGCGGCGAGGCGCAGGTCCACCGCGCCGCCCGGGTCGACCTGCCGGCGCCGACGCGGGCGCACGACCGGGACAAGCCCCGGCTGATCGACCCGGGCGAGCCGTACCTGCACGCCCTCGGCATCACCGACGCGGACGGCCGGGTGCGACCGCGCCGGCAGGACAAGTACCGCCAGGTGGAGGAGTTCGTCCGGCTGTTGGATGCCGCGCTGCAGGACGCGCTGGAGTCGGGCCGCGTGGACCGACCGACAGCCGACCGTCCGCTGCGCGTGGTCGACCTCGGCTGCGGCAACGCGTACCTCACCTTCGCCGCGGTGGCCCACCTCGCCGCCCGCGGGCTCCCGGCGCAGGTCATCGGGGTCGACGTCAAGGAGCAGGCCCGCCGCCGCAACGCCGCGCTGGCGGAGGACCTCGGGCTCGCCGGGACCGTCTCGTTCGTCACCGCCCCCATCGCGACCGCGGAGTTCGCATTCCCGACCCCTCGGCCGGGCAGCGCCGACGACGACGCCGACGTCGTGCTCGCCCTGCACGCCTGCGACACCGCGACCGACGACGCCGTGGCCCGCGGCGTCCGGTGCGGGGCGCGGCTGCTGCTGGTCGCCCCCTGCTGCCACCACGACCTCCAGCGGCAGCTGCGCGCGGGGACCGCTCCGGCCCCGTATGAGGTCCTCACCCGGCACGGGATCCTGCGCGAGCGGTTCGGCGACGTCCTGACCGACGCACTGCGCGCCCACCTGCTGCGCCTGCTCGGGCACCGGGTAGACGTGGTCGAGTTCGTCGGCACCGAGCACACGCCGCGCAACGTGATGATCCGCGCGCACCGCACCGGGGCGGCGGCGGACGACCGCGCGTGGGCCGACTACCGCGTCCTGGTGGGCGAGTGGGGCGTCACGCCGCGGCTGGCAGTGCTGCTCGCGGACGAGCTGGAGGCCGCCGATGCGTCCACGTAG
- a CDS encoding 2'-5' RNA ligase family protein, whose amino-acid sequence MRLFVAVWPPPEAVAHLDAALDPVRAADDARGVRWQPPSRWHLTVAFLGELADERCEQARDRLARTAVRHRPTPPVRLAGAGTFGRGMLWVGVRDADASGPVDAAGAGTPAGAGTPAGPSGLAALAGLARSVQGALRRSGFAVEERAWRPHVTLARMRSGRPDPRPLARALASYEGPPWSVASLALVRSTTGPQPRYDDVAVLPLGRADPTT is encoded by the coding sequence GTGCGGCTGTTCGTGGCGGTCTGGCCCCCGCCGGAGGCGGTGGCCCACCTCGACGCGGCGCTGGACCCGGTGCGCGCTGCCGACGACGCCCGCGGCGTCCGCTGGCAGCCCCCGTCCCGCTGGCACCTCACCGTCGCGTTCCTGGGTGAGCTGGCGGACGAGCGGTGCGAGCAGGCGCGCGACCGGCTGGCCCGCACGGCGGTCCGGCACCGGCCCACGCCGCCGGTACGGCTGGCCGGCGCGGGGACGTTCGGTCGCGGCATGCTCTGGGTCGGCGTGCGGGACGCCGACGCGTCCGGGCCGGTCGATGCTGCCGGTGCCGGGACCCCCGCCGGTGCCGGGACCCCCGCCGGACCGTCGGGACTGGCGGCCCTGGCGGGGCTGGCGCGGTCCGTGCAGGGGGCCCTGCGCCGGAGCGGGTTCGCGGTCGAGGAGCGGGCCTGGCGCCCGCACGTGACGCTGGCCCGGATGCGGTCGGGCCGGCCCGACCCGCGGCCGCTGGCCCGGGCGCTGGCGTCGTACGAGGGACCGCCCTGGTCGGTGGCGTCCCTGGCGCTGGTGCGCTCCACCACCGGCCCGCAGCCCCGGTACGACGACGTCGCCGTGCTCCCCCTGGGCCGGGCGGACCCGACGACCTGA